The following proteins come from a genomic window of Gordonia westfalica:
- a CDS encoding MFS transporter — translation MTDKRARFGWPAVSLAVFATAWGGNEFTPLLVMYRQISGLSPVVVDALLFAYVFGIVPALLIGGPLSDRFGRRPLMLPAPVFAALGSLLLAAGSESVALLTAGRVCSGIALGLAMAVGGSWIKELSDRDGARAGAGAGRAAMSLTAGFGVGAGVAGVLAQWGPWPHVLPYVVNILVAVCAGALLTVVPETRFRQATPGRLRDDLRIPAAGHRRFMLVVLPVAPWVFGAAASAYAIIPALMSDRTSGAPIAFAALCCVLGLGAGFGIQSVGRRIDVPGSSRGVVVALTTLVAGMIVAAMAAHVLTVWLSLVAATLLGCGYGMALIAGLLEVQRIAGPDDLAGLTAVFYSVTYLGFAVPAVLAWIAETWTSITYTEMFGFGAVAALACLAVAAAGHTRHRPEVLPMAVEPMPNESVVTGQSR, via the coding sequence ATGACCGACAAACGTGCCCGCTTCGGATGGCCCGCGGTGTCGCTGGCCGTCTTCGCGACCGCGTGGGGCGGCAACGAGTTCACCCCGTTGCTGGTCATGTACCGGCAGATCAGCGGACTCTCTCCGGTCGTCGTCGACGCGCTGCTGTTCGCGTATGTCTTCGGCATCGTGCCCGCACTGCTGATCGGCGGACCTCTGTCGGATCGCTTCGGTCGCCGTCCGCTCATGCTCCCGGCGCCCGTGTTCGCGGCGCTGGGCTCGCTGTTGCTGGCCGCCGGCTCGGAGTCGGTGGCGTTGCTGACCGCGGGACGCGTCTGCAGTGGCATCGCGCTCGGTCTCGCGATGGCGGTCGGCGGCAGCTGGATCAAGGAGCTGTCCGACCGCGACGGTGCGCGAGCCGGGGCAGGCGCAGGACGAGCGGCGATGAGCCTGACCGCCGGCTTCGGTGTCGGTGCAGGCGTCGCCGGTGTGCTCGCGCAGTGGGGGCCCTGGCCGCATGTACTGCCGTACGTGGTGAACATCCTGGTCGCGGTGTGTGCGGGCGCTCTGCTGACGGTGGTTCCCGAGACGAGGTTCCGGCAGGCGACACCGGGTCGTCTGCGTGACGACCTGCGCATCCCGGCCGCCGGTCACCGACGATTCATGCTCGTCGTGCTCCCGGTCGCACCGTGGGTGTTCGGTGCTGCCGCGTCGGCGTACGCGATCATCCCGGCGCTCATGTCGGACCGGACCTCCGGAGCGCCGATCGCCTTCGCCGCCCTGTGCTGCGTCCTCGGACTCGGCGCCGGGTTCGGCATCCAGTCGGTGGGTCGTCGCATCGACGTGCCCGGCAGTTCACGCGGCGTGGTGGTCGCCCTCACGACGCTCGTCGCGGGCATGATCGTCGCGGCGATGGCGGCGCACGTGCTGACGGTGTGGCTGTCACTCGTAGCCGCAACTCTGCTGGGCTGCGGCTACGGCATGGCGCTGATCGCCGGACTGCTCGAGGTGCAGCGCATCGCCGGGCCCGACGACCTCGCCGGACTCACCGCCGTGTTCTACAGCGTGACGTACCTGGGCTTCGCCGTCCCCGCGGTCCTCGCCTGGATCGCCGAGACCTGGACGTCCATCACCTACACGGAGATGTTCGGGTTCGGTGCAGTGGCGGCCCTGGCCTGCCTCGCCGTCGCCGCGGCCGGGCATACGCGGCACCGTCCGGAAGTCCTCCCGATGGCCGTAGAGCCGATGCCGAACGAGAGCGTCGTCACCGGACAGTCGCGCTGA
- the rfbA gene encoding glucose-1-phosphate thymidylyltransferase RfbA gives MRGIILAGGTGTRLHPITQGVSKQLVPVYDKPMIYYPLSTLMLAGIGDILVITTPHDAPAFQGLLGNGDQFGINLTYKTQPSPDGLAQAFTLGADHIGDESVALVLGDNIFYGPGLGSQLQGFENVDGGAVFAYWVSNPEAYGVVDFDADGTAISLEEKPAQPKSNFAVPGLYFYDNDVVEIARGLKPSARGEYEITDINAHYLERGKLSVTVLPRGTAWLDTGTFDSLLDAGNFVRTVEQRQGLKIAVPEEIAWRRGFLDDDALRSRAEKLRKSGYGDYLLELLQRGKGF, from the coding sequence ATGCGAGGGATCATTCTGGCCGGCGGTACGGGCACGCGCCTGCATCCGATCACGCAGGGTGTGAGCAAGCAGCTCGTCCCGGTCTACGACAAGCCGATGATCTACTACCCGCTCTCGACGCTGATGCTCGCCGGCATCGGCGACATCCTCGTCATCACCACCCCGCACGACGCGCCTGCCTTCCAGGGACTACTCGGCAACGGTGACCAGTTCGGCATCAACCTCACCTACAAGACCCAGCCCTCACCCGACGGTCTCGCCCAGGCCTTCACCCTCGGCGCCGATCACATCGGCGACGAGTCGGTGGCACTCGTGCTGGGCGACAACATCTTCTACGGGCCTGGTCTCGGTAGTCAGTTGCAGGGTTTCGAGAACGTCGATGGCGGTGCGGTCTTCGCCTACTGGGTGTCCAATCCGGAGGCGTACGGCGTGGTCGACTTCGATGCCGACGGGACGGCGATCTCGCTGGAAGAGAAGCCGGCACAGCCGAAGTCGAATTTCGCCGTCCCCGGCCTGTACTTCTACGACAACGACGTCGTCGAGATCGCCCGCGGGCTGAAGCCCAGCGCCCGCGGCGAATACGAGATCACCGACATCAACGCCCACTATCTCGAACGCGGCAAACTGTCGGTGACCGTCCTGCCGCGCGGCACCGCGTGGCTCGACACCGGAACCTTCGACAGTCTCCTCGATGCCGGCAACTTCGTTCGCACGGTCGAACAACGTCAAGGCCTCAAAATCGCTGTGCCGGAAGAGATCGCGTGGCGTCGTGGATTCCTCGACGACGACGCCCTCCGTTCTCGCGCGGAGAAACTGCGCAAGTCCGGATACGGTGACTACCTGCTCGAACTCCTGCAGCGAGGCAAGGGATTTTGA
- a CDS encoding DUF6541 family protein, with product MVLAAWVVIVSALVLILPGAFVGRRMNLPWPVAFAAGPAITFALVSILTVLYSAVGFVWNPVSALVGLVLALAGAWVYSRLLRTGIGRRLAPVPADTGEPRVGRTAILRAGAGLGLGGLIIAITCIRPVAKTAFAGLDNIPQVWDSLWHASSLRWIHETGIGSAMRMGELMNYDTHGFNYYPNTWHALGALLFPLTGANPVELYNTYSPAVLAVTVPLGVASLGYWFARHRFDVDTSALIAGTAGAVAALFPSLPYVEVQLTSVPNAVGVSLAPVAAVLVLSVVRDRSRVLPAALAVAGVTATHPSGLILVGVIVGLWWLCEGLWRPAASRLTDLATLAVTAVLTLILIFPVVLGTIRVADTNELPFFDFREEGIGVLRGLAQGAFNGTIPLELNHFPVWPLIIVTVLGLGVLAWLRCWAGLAAWLVFALVTTNSVVSLGPLSYPLGAIGGYFYNSPHRLTFVVAIFSAAAAGVAIGVAVVALIGVIGRRLGQSDEAPAKGTSRAGWLVAATYVALLVLIAGAAVVRYPPNAQIASKERGGKYVGPDDLAAYAWLASQPDAQDVLVLNNLDQGTGWLYPVTGVTPMFPFYRANEFSDRQRDVFWGVAKIGADPAIDQIVRDMNVHYVIDSPTSYWEFQRGRPDPENGHQGDPFLELRENGAPGLTEVFRQGEAVVYRVNDLVYPPAPVEGVPPVEAPPAG from the coding sequence ATGGTGCTGGCTGCGTGGGTCGTGATCGTGTCCGCGCTGGTACTGATTCTTCCCGGTGCCTTCGTGGGCCGGCGGATGAACCTGCCCTGGCCGGTGGCGTTCGCGGCCGGACCGGCGATCACCTTCGCGCTGGTCTCCATCCTCACCGTCCTGTACTCGGCCGTCGGCTTCGTGTGGAACCCGGTCTCGGCGCTCGTGGGACTGGTGCTGGCTCTCGCCGGGGCCTGGGTGTATTCGCGACTGCTGCGCACGGGAATCGGTCGTCGACTCGCGCCGGTGCCTGCGGATACAGGCGAACCACGAGTCGGACGAACCGCGATCCTGCGCGCGGGTGCCGGCCTCGGCCTCGGTGGACTGATCATCGCGATCACCTGCATCCGGCCGGTGGCCAAGACCGCCTTCGCGGGACTCGACAACATCCCGCAGGTGTGGGACTCGTTGTGGCACGCCAGTTCTCTGCGATGGATCCACGAGACCGGGATCGGTTCGGCCATGCGCATGGGCGAGCTGATGAACTACGACACCCACGGGTTCAACTACTACCCGAACACCTGGCACGCCCTGGGCGCCTTGCTGTTCCCGCTGACCGGCGCCAATCCGGTGGAGCTGTACAACACGTATTCGCCTGCAGTGCTTGCCGTGACGGTGCCGCTGGGTGTGGCATCGCTGGGCTACTGGTTCGCCCGCCATCGTTTCGACGTCGACACCTCCGCACTCATCGCGGGTACCGCCGGTGCCGTCGCGGCATTGTTCCCATCGCTGCCGTACGTCGAGGTGCAACTGACGTCGGTGCCGAATGCCGTCGGCGTCAGCCTCGCTCCGGTCGCCGCGGTCCTGGTGCTGAGCGTCGTCCGGGACCGGTCCCGAGTACTACCGGCTGCGCTCGCGGTGGCCGGTGTGACCGCCACCCACCCCTCCGGTCTGATCCTGGTCGGCGTCATCGTCGGACTGTGGTGGTTGTGCGAGGGGCTGTGGCGACCGGCGGCGAGCCGTCTTACCGACCTCGCGACGTTGGCCGTCACCGCGGTCCTCACCCTGATCCTGATCTTCCCGGTGGTACTCGGCACGATCCGCGTCGCCGACACCAACGAACTCCCGTTCTTCGACTTCCGCGAGGAAGGGATCGGAGTTCTGCGCGGCCTGGCGCAGGGTGCCTTCAACGGCACGATCCCGCTCGAACTCAACCACTTCCCGGTGTGGCCGCTGATCATCGTGACCGTTCTCGGCCTCGGAGTCCTCGCGTGGCTGCGGTGCTGGGCCGGACTCGCCGCCTGGCTGGTCTTCGCGCTCGTGACGACCAATTCGGTGGTGTCGCTCGGCCCGCTGTCGTACCCGCTCGGCGCGATCGGCGGCTACTTCTACAACTCGCCGCACCGACTCACCTTCGTCGTCGCCATCTTCTCGGCCGCGGCCGCGGGCGTCGCGATCGGCGTTGCCGTGGTCGCGCTGATCGGTGTCATCGGGAGGCGGCTCGGGCAGTCCGACGAGGCTCCCGCCAAGGGCACGAGTCGGGCGGGGTGGCTGGTCGCCGCCACGTACGTGGCGCTGCTGGTCCTGATCGCCGGCGCCGCGGTGGTCCGCTACCCGCCGAATGCGCAGATCGCATCGAAGGAGCGGGGCGGCAAATATGTCGGTCCCGACGACCTCGCCGCGTATGCGTGGCTCGCCTCGCAGCCCGACGCCCAGGACGTGCTCGTCCTCAACAACCTCGACCAGGGCACCGGCTGGCTGTACCCGGTCACCGGCGTCACCCCGATGTTCCCGTTCTACCGCGCCAACGAGTTCTCCGATCGGCAGCGCGACGTCTTCTGGGGTGTTGCGAAGATCGGCGCCGACCCCGCGATCGACCAGATCGTCCGGGACATGAACGTGCACTACGTGATCGACTCCCCGACGAGCTACTGGGAGTTCCAGCGCGGCCGACCCGACCCCGAGAACGGGCACCAGGGCGACCCGTTCCTGGAGCTGCGCGAGAACGGCGCACCCGGCCTGACCGAGGTGTTCCGCCAGGGCGAGGCCGTCGTCTACCGCGTCAACGACCTGGTTTACCCACCGGCGCCGGTCGAAGGTGTGCCGCCGGTCGAGGCCCCGCCCGCCGGCTGA
- a CDS encoding hydrolase, with protein MQSWMCVFCANEFAPDADLPEVCPICDDDRQWIPASGQQWMRLDENADNALDVAEVEPGLIRLSLRPPVGIGQQGFLVATLNGNILWEPPGFIGPSLVGWLEEHGGVEAIAASHPHLYGASVSLSHRFGGVPVFYNDLDRRWLTRPDPVVEFWSGEAEVLGGVRLVQCGGHFPGSAVLHLPDAADGRGVLLTGDTVKGVMQPGTVTFMRSYPNMIPLSPRLVRQIVDRVAELPFNRLYDAFGVVVDANAREVVETSAQRYIGWATDEIVDPDDPFAAR; from the coding sequence ATGCAGTCGTGGATGTGTGTCTTCTGCGCAAACGAGTTCGCGCCCGACGCGGACCTCCCGGAGGTCTGCCCGATCTGCGACGACGACCGGCAGTGGATTCCGGCGAGCGGGCAGCAGTGGATGCGGCTCGACGAGAACGCCGACAACGCGCTCGATGTTGCCGAGGTGGAGCCGGGTCTCATCCGGCTTTCACTGCGACCGCCCGTCGGCATCGGTCAGCAAGGATTCCTGGTGGCCACTTTGAACGGGAACATCCTCTGGGAGCCGCCGGGGTTCATCGGCCCGTCCCTCGTCGGCTGGCTGGAGGAACACGGCGGTGTCGAGGCCATCGCCGCCAGCCATCCGCACCTCTACGGCGCCAGTGTCTCGCTCAGCCACCGGTTCGGCGGCGTCCCGGTCTTCTACAACGATCTCGATCGTCGATGGTTGACCCGGCCGGACCCGGTGGTCGAATTCTGGTCCGGCGAGGCCGAGGTTCTCGGCGGAGTGCGACTCGTCCAGTGCGGCGGTCACTTTCCCGGCAGTGCGGTGCTGCACCTACCGGACGCTGCCGACGGCCGGGGAGTGCTGCTGACCGGCGACACGGTCAAGGGCGTCATGCAGCCGGGGACGGTGACGTTCATGCGCAGCTACCCGAACATGATCCCGTTGTCGCCCAGGCTGGTTCGTCAGATCGTCGACCGGGTCGCGGAGCTACCGTTCAACCGGCTGTACGACGCGTTCGGGGTGGTCGTCGACGCGAATGCGCGCGAGGTCGTCGAGACGTCGGCCCAGCGCTACATCGGCTGGGCCACCGACGAGATCGTCGACCCCGACGATCCGTTCGCCGCTCGGTGA
- the galE gene encoding UDP-glucose 4-epimerase GalE has product MRVLVSGGAGYIGSHTVIQLVSAGHDVVIVDDFSNAKPTVVGRLEALTGRSVPVHAFDLADVDKTEHFFAHEDIDAVIHFAGYKAVGESVAKPLDYYQNNLGTTFSLLRAMERHNVHTLVFSSSATVYGADPELPMTEDLPTSATNPYGWTKVMIEQVLRDVAASSDAWRIAALRYFNPVGAHPSGQIGEDPSGIPNNLMPFVAQVAVGRREKLSVFGGDYDTPDGTGVRDYIHVDDLAAGHVAALDRISTADTGMSTWNLGTGQGVSVLEVVHAFEKASGKPIPYEIAPRRAGDIAASYADPTRANADLNWHATKTIDDMCADTWRWQSGNPTGYPDA; this is encoded by the coding sequence ATGCGCGTACTCGTGAGCGGCGGCGCGGGCTACATCGGCTCGCACACCGTCATCCAGCTGGTCTCCGCCGGACATGACGTCGTCATCGTCGACGACTTCAGCAATGCCAAGCCCACCGTCGTCGGTCGGCTCGAGGCGTTGACCGGTCGGTCCGTCCCGGTGCACGCCTTCGACCTCGCGGATGTGGACAAGACCGAGCATTTCTTCGCCCACGAGGACATCGACGCGGTCATCCATTTCGCCGGGTACAAGGCGGTCGGCGAGTCGGTGGCCAAGCCGCTGGACTACTACCAGAACAACCTCGGCACCACGTTCTCGCTGTTGCGGGCGATGGAGCGCCACAACGTGCACACGCTGGTGTTCTCGTCGTCGGCGACCGTCTACGGCGCCGACCCCGAGTTGCCGATGACCGAGGACCTCCCGACCTCGGCGACCAATCCGTACGGCTGGACCAAGGTGATGATCGAGCAGGTGCTGCGCGACGTCGCGGCCAGTTCCGACGCCTGGCGGATCGCCGCGTTGCGCTACTTCAACCCGGTGGGTGCGCACCCGAGCGGTCAGATCGGTGAGGATCCGTCAGGCATCCCGAACAATCTGATGCCGTTCGTCGCGCAGGTCGCGGTCGGCCGTCGCGAGAAGCTGTCCGTGTTCGGCGGCGACTACGACACCCCCGACGGCACCGGCGTCCGTGACTACATCCACGTCGACGACCTCGCCGCCGGCCACGTTGCCGCGCTTGATCGCATCAGCACCGCCGACACCGGCATGTCGACCTGGAATCTGGGTACCGGGCAAGGTGTTTCGGTCCTCGAGGTGGTGCACGCTTTCGAGAAGGCCAGCGGCAAGCCGATTCCATACGAGATCGCCCCGCGCCGTGCCGGCGACATCGCCGCGTCGTACGCCGATCCCACCCGCGCGAATGCCGACCTGAACTGGCACGCCACCAAGACGATCGACGACATGTGCGCCGACACCTGGCGCTGGCAGTCGGGGAATCCGACGGGTTATCCGGACGCCTGA
- a CDS encoding glycosyltransferase family 2 protein: protein MPIDVMMPFYGDVAQFREAVTSVLDQSDPDLRLVVVDDCYPDPTPREWLASLNDARVRYLRNDTNLGVNGNFRRCVDLVKADWFVVMGCDDVMHADYLATVRTLTLHHPDASVIAPGVDVIDENGRTVRPLGDRMKNVLAPSHATVLSGERLATSLYHGNWTYFPSLLWRTAAVRAVGFRPGLEIVLDLALLVDLAAYDGSLVYDPEVVFSYRRHSASVSSVQAVDGRRFDEENRFFAAEAERCAARGWPRASRAARLHATSRLNHLQARVGAQVGRFSRG from the coding sequence GTGCCGATCGACGTGATGATGCCCTTCTACGGCGACGTCGCGCAGTTCCGCGAGGCGGTGACCAGCGTCCTCGACCAGAGCGACCCGGACCTTCGGCTCGTGGTGGTCGACGACTGCTATCCCGACCCGACTCCCCGCGAATGGCTGGCCTCGCTGAACGATGCGCGCGTCCGCTACCTGCGCAACGACACCAACCTCGGCGTCAACGGCAACTTCCGACGCTGCGTCGACCTCGTGAAAGCCGACTGGTTCGTCGTGATGGGTTGCGACGACGTGATGCACGCCGACTACCTGGCGACGGTCCGCACCTTGACCCTGCACCACCCCGATGCTTCGGTCATCGCGCCCGGCGTCGATGTCATCGACGAGAACGGCCGGACGGTGCGCCCGCTGGGCGACCGCATGAAGAACGTGCTGGCTCCCTCCCACGCGACCGTGCTGTCCGGCGAACGTCTCGCGACCAGCCTCTATCACGGCAACTGGACCTACTTCCCGTCGTTGCTGTGGCGCACCGCCGCGGTGCGGGCGGTGGGGTTCCGGCCCGGGCTGGAGATCGTCCTCGACCTCGCGCTTCTCGTCGACCTCGCCGCATACGACGGCTCGCTCGTCTACGACCCCGAGGTCGTGTTCTCCTACCGGCGCCACAGCGCCTCGGTGAGTTCGGTGCAGGCCGTCGACGGACGACGCTTCGACGAGGAGAACCGCTTCTTCGCCGCCGAGGCCGAACGATGCGCGGCACGCGGCTGGCCAAGAGCGTCCAGGGCGGCACGCCTACACGCGACGTCGCGGCTCAATCACCTGCAGGCGCGGGTGGGGG
- the rfbB gene encoding dTDP-glucose 4,6-dehydratase — MRVLVTGGAGFIGANFVLRTLATRPDASIRVLDKLTYAANPETLAPVADRVELIEGDIADAALVHRLVGEADLVVHFAAESHNDNSLADPSAFVHTNLVGTYTLLEAVRAHQVRYHHISTDEVYGDLDLDDPARFTEATAYNPSSPYSSTKAGSDLLVRAWVRSFGVAATISNCSNNYGPYQHIEKFIPRQITNVLSGVRPKLYGDGRNVRDWIHVDDHNDAVWTIIDNGQIGETYLIGADGEVDNRTVVETILELLDQPKDSFDFVTDRPGHDRRYAIDSTRLRTELGWTPKYVDFRAGLAATIDWYRDNTDWWQPAKDAVEQKYATTERVTG, encoded by the coding sequence GTGCGTGTTCTCGTGACCGGTGGTGCCGGTTTCATCGGCGCCAACTTCGTGCTGCGCACCCTGGCCACCCGCCCCGACGCCTCGATCCGCGTGCTCGACAAACTCACCTACGCCGCCAACCCCGAGACCCTGGCCCCGGTCGCCGACCGCGTCGAGCTCATCGAAGGCGACATCGCCGACGCCGCCCTGGTCCACCGCCTGGTCGGCGAAGCGGATCTGGTGGTGCACTTCGCCGCCGAATCCCACAACGACAACTCCCTGGCCGACCCCTCGGCCTTCGTCCACACCAACCTGGTGGGCACCTACACCCTGCTCGAAGCCGTCCGCGCCCACCAGGTCCGCTACCACCACATCAGCACCGACGAGGTCTACGGCGACCTCGACCTCGACGACCCGGCCCGCTTCACCGAAGCCACCGCCTACAACCCGTCGAGCCCCTACTCCTCGACCAAAGCCGGCTCCGACCTCCTCGTGCGCGCCTGGGTACGGTCCTTCGGCGTCGCCGCGACCATCTCCAACTGCTCCAACAACTACGGCCCGTACCAACACATCGAGAAGTTCATCCCCCGCCAGATCACCAACGTCCTGTCCGGAGTACGACCCAAGCTCTACGGCGACGGCCGCAACGTCCGCGACTGGATCCACGTCGACGACCACAACGACGCCGTGTGGACCATCATCGACAACGGCCAGATCGGCGAAACCTACCTGATCGGCGCCGACGGCGAGGTCGACAACCGCACCGTCGTCGAAACCATCCTCGAACTCCTCGACCAACCGAAAGATTCGTTCGACTTCGTCACCGACCGCCCCGGCCACGATCGCCGCTACGCCATCGACTCCACCCGCCTGCGCACCGAACTCGGCTGGACCCCGAAGTATGTCGACTTCCGCGCCGGTCTCGCCGCCACCATCGACTGGTACCGCGACAACACCGACTGGTGGCAACCCGCCAAAGACGCCGTCGAACAGAAATACGCCACCACCGAACGCGTGACGGGCTAG
- a CDS encoding dTDP-4-dehydrorhamnose 3,5-epimerase family protein, which produces MKVRPLTIDGAWELTPVQHGDARGLFAEAFKGDLLAEVIGHRFDLAQVNLSVSAAGVLRGVHFADVPPGQAKYVTCATGAILDVIVDIRVGSPTFGTYDTVLLDDVDRRAVYLSEGLGHAFCALADNSTVTYLCSTGYNPSGEHGINPLDPDLGIEWPTHARDGSPLEYELSEKDTTAPGLTEARESGLLPDHADVAAYLRGLAAE; this is translated from the coding sequence ATGAAGGTGCGACCGCTCACGATCGACGGCGCGTGGGAACTCACCCCGGTCCAGCACGGCGACGCACGCGGGCTGTTCGCGGAGGCGTTCAAGGGTGACCTGCTGGCCGAGGTGATCGGGCACCGCTTCGATCTCGCCCAGGTCAACCTCTCGGTGTCCGCGGCGGGCGTGTTGCGCGGCGTGCACTTCGCCGATGTGCCTCCGGGACAGGCGAAGTACGTGACCTGCGCGACCGGAGCGATCCTCGATGTCATCGTCGACATCCGTGTCGGTTCGCCGACGTTCGGCACCTACGACACCGTCCTGCTCGACGACGTCGACCGTCGCGCGGTCTACCTGTCGGAAGGACTCGGACACGCCTTCTGTGCGCTGGCCGACAACTCGACCGTCACCTACCTCTGCTCCACCGGCTACAACCCGTCCGGTGAGCACGGCATCAACCCGCTCGACCCCGACCTCGGTATCGAGTGGCCGACACACGCCCGTGACGGATCGCCGCTGGAGTACGAACTGTCCGAGAAGGACACCACCGCACCGGGTCTCACCGAGGCGCGGGAATCGGGACTGCTGCCGGACCACGCCGACGTCGCCGCCTACCTGCGGGGACTCGCCGCGGAGTAG
- a CDS encoding GntR family transcriptional regulator yields MSHTSAESAAERVYAEVKEQILTNGIAGGELISEGEIATRCSVSRTPVREAFLRLETEGWMRLYPKRGALVVPIGDREKRDVVDARRLLEGHAVRSVTSRPGAAAELARRLADNLEAHRRADAADIAGFSRLDAEFHQLIAAAGDNPLLADFYTTLGERHRRMTIASVHRDAGVAARILTDHLDLLGAIEAADADRFEHLLAGHLAGVHDLPGEPA; encoded by the coding sequence ATGTCGCATACCTCTGCAGAATCCGCTGCTGAGCGGGTATACGCGGAGGTCAAAGAGCAAATCCTCACAAACGGGATCGCCGGCGGTGAGCTGATCAGCGAGGGTGAGATCGCCACGAGGTGCTCGGTCAGCCGCACTCCCGTGCGGGAGGCGTTTCTGCGTCTCGAGACCGAGGGATGGATGCGGCTCTACCCGAAGCGCGGAGCGCTCGTGGTGCCCATCGGCGACCGTGAGAAGCGCGACGTCGTCGACGCCCGACGCCTCCTCGAGGGCCACGCGGTCCGATCGGTCACCTCCCGGCCCGGCGCAGCCGCGGAACTGGCAAGGCGTCTGGCCGACAACCTCGAGGCCCACCGACGAGCCGACGCGGCCGACATCGCGGGGTTCTCGCGGCTCGACGCGGAGTTCCACCAGTTGATCGCCGCAGCCGGCGACAACCCGCTCCTCGCCGACTTCTACACGACGTTGGGGGAGCGCCACCGGCGCATGACGATCGCCTCGGTGCATCGGGACGCCGGGGTGGCGGCGCGCATCCTCACCGATCACCTCGACCTCCTCGGCGCCATCGAGGCCGCCGACGCCGACCGCTTCGAACACCTTCTGGCGGGGCACCTCGCCGGTGTCCACGACCTCCCGGGAGAACCCGCATGA
- a CDS encoding glycosyltransferase family 2 protein: protein MADPITNADVWLVVPVFNEGQVIREVAAKARETFPNIVCVDDGSSDDSAEEIKAAGVHLVRHPVNLGQGAAIQTGVEYARKQPGARFFVTFDADGQHQVDDVSAMVARLRTEPVDIIVGTRFAEGRSESVPLLRRMALRTIVFLSPRTRRLGLSDAHNGLRVFNKKVADDLDLLMSGMSHASEFIALIDHHKWRVAEQPVTILYTEYSRAKGQSLINGVNIVADGLFHTRMRK from the coding sequence ATGGCCGACCCCATCACCAATGCCGACGTGTGGCTGGTGGTACCCGTCTTCAACGAGGGACAGGTGATCCGGGAGGTCGCGGCCAAAGCTCGCGAGACCTTCCCCAACATCGTCTGCGTCGACGACGGCTCGTCGGACGACTCGGCCGAGGAGATCAAGGCCGCCGGCGTTCACCTCGTGCGGCATCCGGTGAACCTCGGGCAGGGCGCCGCGATCCAGACCGGCGTCGAATACGCCCGCAAGCAGCCCGGCGCCCGCTTCTTCGTCACCTTCGACGCCGACGGACAGCACCAGGTCGACGACGTGTCGGCAATGGTCGCCCGCCTGCGGACCGAGCCCGTCGACATCATCGTCGGCACCCGCTTCGCCGAGGGCCGCAGCGAATCGGTCCCGCTGCTGCGCCGAATGGCGTTGCGCACCATCGTCTTCCTCAGCCCGCGGACGCGTCGGCTCGGATTGTCCGACGCACACAACGGGCTTCGTGTCTTCAACAAGAAGGTCGCCGACGACCTCGACCTGCTCATGAGCGGGATGAGTCACGCCTCGGAGTTCATCGCGCTCATCGACCACCACAAGTGGCGGGTCGCCGAGCAACCGGTCACGATCCTCTACACGGAATACTCACGCGCGAAGGGACAGTCGCTGATCAACGGGGTCAACATCGTCGCCGACGGCCTGTTCCACACCCGGATGAGGAAGTGA
- a CDS encoding DUF2304 domain-containing protein — protein sequence MIWFQILAIIGLLALVGFFVVNRGTARSSAGVKILFVAFVGFGLYAMLRQDDVTWVANKIGIQRGLDLVLFLLVIAFAFTTVSTYLRFRDLEVKYARLARAIALQNAEKPAPPQSEE from the coding sequence ATGATCTGGTTCCAGATCCTCGCGATCATCGGACTGCTCGCGCTCGTCGGCTTCTTCGTCGTCAACCGCGGCACCGCACGATCGTCGGCCGGTGTGAAGATCTTGTTCGTCGCGTTCGTGGGCTTCGGTCTCTACGCGATGCTGCGCCAGGACGACGTCACCTGGGTCGCCAACAAGATCGGCATCCAGCGAGGGCTCGACCTCGTACTGTTCCTGCTGGTCATCGCATTCGCGTTCACCACGGTGTCGACGTACCTGCGGTTCCGCGACCTAGAGGTGAAGTACGCGCGCCTGGCCCGCGCGATCGCGTTGCAGAACGCCGAGAAGCCGGCACCTCCTCAGAGTGAGGAATGA